Genomic window (bacterium):
GCGAGTCGACCGTCACCGCCGGTCCCGCGCACCGCACGGGGTGGAAGACCGGCCGGACGCCGACGTCGAGGAAGCCCTCGTCGACGAAGTGCCCGAGCGTCGAGGTGACCAGTCGGGACAACCGCTCGATGATCGGATCCATCACCGCTCCCTTCTCCTAACCGCAGCCTCAGGCCGCGGACGCTGACTTTGGGGCTGACGCCGATTCCTCCTCCGGTGACGGCCGCCTCGAATCCGCGGCTGCGTAACGCCGCGACGCACCGTCAACGACCGCCGCTCACCGATCCCGCGCGCGCGCCACCAGCAGGTCGAAGATGGGTACTGCCTCCGGCACGTCGCCCGGGAGCTCGGGGTGGAACTGCACGCCGATCACGAACCGCCCGTCGGCCGCCTCCAGGCCCTCCACAACGCCGTCGGCCGCAAGGGCGGTCACGCGCAGCCCGGGGGCGACGTGCGCCGCCCCTGATGGTGCCGGCTGTTCACTCGCAGCGGCCCCTCGACGCCGGTGAGCGACGCGAGGCGCGTCCCGGGCACGATGTCCACGGGATGGAACCGTGACCGCTCGCCCACCTGCTCGTGTTCGACCAGGGTGACCGGGAGGTCTTGGAGCATCGCTCCGCCGAGGGCCACATTGAGGAACTGCATGCCGCGGCAGACGCCCAGCACCGGCTTCCCCTCGCGCAGGGCGTGCTCGAAGGCTTCCTGCTCAACCGGAATTTCCACCTGTGATTGAAGTCAAAGTCGAAACGAGTGTTCGCCGTCGACTCATCGCCTCCTCCGTTCCCCCGGCACGTGTTCTCGGCCGTCGGATGACCCGCGCAGGATCCGGAACTGGCACCGTCGACGGCATCTGAATCCGGATTTTGCTCTGCAGCTCGCGGTGTTTCCGCGCCACCACGGCCCTAACTTGGTTCAACGCACTCCGTAGAAAGAATCAGAGGCCGCGTACTGGACTGCCAGGCCGGATACCTGTCTGATCACCTCGACTCAACGTTCCGAACAGAGACCGAACCTAACCCGGTATGACGACCGCTCACGGGTCCGCGCGCCTTTGCTTGCCCGGCCGGGGTTACGCGCTCGATCCCCGGCAGCGTGGGTACCGGGATAGGGACGAGATGCCGCGGCGGGTCGTGGTGGAACCTACATTAGACCTCCCCCAGCAGGAGATATCGGAGGGCGTTGGGGTCTCCGATCATGGCCGCCAATGAATCGAGCGATGCGTCCACCGCCCGCGCGAAAGCTTCCGGCCCGCCGAATCTCGTCAGCGTCTCCGGCGGGACAAATTTGAAGAGCAGGTTGGAGGTCCCCGGCGGGATGGCCGCAAAATGGACGGTGAGAATCCCGTGGTCTCGAAGCAACAGCATCGCAAGCGCCGCGGTGGCTTCGCTCGGCACCACGCGCGACTCTAGGAGACCGGCTCGCTCCATCGCCAGCTCCAGAGTATCTTCGCCCTTTAGCTGCCCGGTTACGGGCGTCTCGTAGAGGCGGTCTCCCAACACGGCCCGGAGTGCTGTGGCCACCTGCTTGGTGGCGACGATGAGCGCGTGCACACGCTCCGGAGTATACCTCTCCAAAGACCGCACTGCCGCGGGATACAGCATTGGGCGTGCCTCCAGACCGAATTCGAAGGCACGCGCGCGGATACACTCGACCAGATGCTTCGCTCCTCCCAGTAATCCCAGCCGCGGCCCGGCCGTGCCATACTTGTCCAGGCCCGTGGCTCCCACGTCGACGCCGAGCTCCAGCATTCGCGGCTGATCGAACGCCGCCGGCCCCACGCGCGCTCCTCCGGCGTCATCCATGTAGACGGGCGTTCCGTTCTGGTGAGCAAGCTCGACCGCCCGCCGCAGCACATCGACCGGGAGGATATCGTACGTGACAGCCAGCCGCGTGGCAACCACGAGCGCAACATCCTTCTGCCGGACGAGGACGCCGGCAAAGGTCTCAATATCCGAGGTGTCCAGAAATCGCGCCCCTACCTGCGCTGCAGCCCGCGCCACTGTGGGGTGGCTATAGCTGGCCGAGATCCCAACCACGACACTCCCGGGCCGCACGAGCGCCAGATGTGTGGCGAAGGTAGCGGCCGTCACCCGGTTGAAGAGTGCGATCTCGTGGAGGTCCGGAACCCCGCCCAGGTGGGCCAGCGCAAGGGTCCTGAAACGCGTTGCGTAAAGCGCGGGCGCAAGCTCATCATCGAGAAACGGGAGATCCTCAGCCTGGACCGCTAACCCGCGGTCCAGGCCCGAAAAGTTGAAGATCGAGGCGAGACCGTGCTCGTTGATCCGCCGGTGGATGGCCCGCTGCGCCTGCTCGAGTTTGCGCAAGTCATCTTCCGTGCTGGTCACGATGCGGCCGCGTGCGTACGGCAGCCCCGGCGCAAAGACGTTGCCAAAGCGGTCCGTCGATCTGGGGGGTGTCGGGTCCGCCCGCATCGGTCCGCTTCCTTCTCGTCTGGAAATACTGGTGAATACGTAAAAGCGAATTCTGGTTCCCCGATGTTCCACCTGCCAGCCTTGGGCTTTGTGCATCTGATTAGCGAATCGAAGTGTCAGTCAGGAAATCTAAGCAGGGTGTGGGCTTTCGAGGTACTTTAGCAGAAAATCCCCGAACACACGCCGAACCTCAGGCCGTCGGCGATGGGGAGGAGAGGGCCGCTACCCGCTGCACCGGCACGCCTCAGCGAGGCAGTCTCGCAGACAGCTCGGGAAACGCGATAAACTCCGAGGTCGCTGTGGCATGATTGAGTGGGCGAAAAGAGATCCTTTGGGCCACCCTCGCGTGCTTGGTCTTGGCGCGCGCAAGGCCGGGGTAGTAATTGGGCCCTCCGGTACCCTCGTGGCCTACAGCACCGTTTCTGTGCTTCTCCGTTACCGTTTCTGTGCTTCTCCGTTTAGGTGAAGTTGTCAGGATCAACGTCGTGCGTCTGGCAGGAATGCCGCCCCTTTGGCATCCTATCTGCTCTCCATTGCCCTCAAGATTGTCATGCGGCATCATGAGGCCAGCGGTGTCCATAACGGCATGAGGAAGTACTTGTCTTATGCGCCCTGTCGTGCTTCTGCCTCTTGAAGCTTCCTTTGGCGCACGCTGACAGCGCCTCGCAAGCATTTCCCTGGTGCGCCTAGAGTGCCAAAGGGGGGGCGATTTCGTAGTGGCGAGGGCGACTCATGACCACCAGCGGAGAAACTCGGGTCTCTGCGTGAAGATACCTGTCTTGCGGACAGCACTACGCTCTCGAGGAGAGGGACGGTCGAGTGGTGGTCTCGGTGGTATGCGTGGCGTGCGCGAGGAGCCCGGGGGCTCAATCGCCGGTGGGTTTGACCTCGGCCCCCTCGATCATAAGAATCACGGTTCGAGCCGGCGCCCCCGTCCGATGCATCACGCCTTTCGGGACGGTAAAACCCTGCTTCGGCCCGAGTTCGACCGTTCGGCCTTCTAATTCAATCACGAACCGCCCCTCCACCACATAGAAGAACTCGTCTTCCTTGTCGTGCTTGTGCCAGTGGAACTGGCCCTGCATCACGCCGAGCCGGACGACGCAGTCGTTCACTCGGCACAGCGTCTGATTATACCAGGGTCTTCGCACGCCTCTACGAGCGCTTGAACGTCAATAAGTTCAAGAGGTGCGTATCGCGGTTCCAGGTGTATCGAGTAGGAGTCTTGAGTCCCCATAGTGGCCTCCCGTCTATCGTGCAACGTGGACCGAGGTATCGGCTTTGTAGCGATCCTGCAGCATGGCGGCGGGGATGATCGTGAGGGCGATCGTGACGAACAACGCGGCGTCGTGGACGGAGGCCGCGCGTGTGCTCACGACTGCCGTGACGACGACGACGGTCGCGAGCACTGGTTCTACCGCCGTGACCGGCGATCAGGTGACTTTCACGACCAAGCCTGAGGCGCGACCGCTGCTCGAAAAGAAAGCGAAGAAAGCCAAGTAACTCCCCTCGGTTCATCCATCTCAACAGGTGCGCCTTCTTCTCCGTTCGAGCTTTTTGTATCCGAACCAACGAAGGCGATGCGCGTTTGTTTGGGGCGAACCTGCCCGTTACCTGGACGGGGAGGCGGGGGCGAGAGACGTCCTGCGATCCGTAGGTCGGAGGTTCCTCCTGGAGCCAGGTCTGTTCCTTGCAGAAGATGTTGTCGCTCGTGAAGACGACGCCCTCTTCCTCCACGATCACGGCGGCTTGATCGGGGGTGTGGCCGGGCATATGCATCATGCGGAAGGTATGGTTCCCTACGTGCAGCGTCATTGTACTCCGAAACGTGATAACCGGCACATTGGGCCGATAGCCTTCCAGCAGTGTGGGTTCGTCCGGCCCGTACGAGGCCACTCGCGCCACGTGCTCGGCCATGTCTGTGCTAAGGATCCGATCCCTTACTCCCTCATGTGCGATCACCGGAGCATCGAAGAAGGCGTTCCCCGTCCAGTGGTCCCCGTGAGGCTCGGTGTTAACAAGGTAACGCAGTTGACCACGACGTGCGATCTCTGCCTTCAGCCGCACAGCGTCGCTGGGTTTGACCGCGGTGTCGATCAAGACGAGGCCGTCGGACGTAAGGACAAGGCCGTGGTTGGACCCACGTAACTCGGTCTCCACGAACACGTTCGCGGTTACCTGTTTCATCTACCAACCCCCGCCCCCAAACGTTCGCCGCTCTGTTACGTTTTGCGCCCCATCGCCCATATGCGCCGCGCCTCATCCTCCAGGCTTTCGTGAATCCAAAACCGTGCGTGTCGTGGAGACGTTCATTGGCTCTTTGATCGCGGCTTCTAGTTCTTCCGTGGTCCGGACCCCCTTTTGTTGTGCTGAGAACCACGATGTCACTGCTTGCAGGTGGTCACTAACGTTTCGAGCATCAGGTTGCTCATGGGCTCTTGCCATCGTTCAGGCGACAGCGCAAACCATTCACTCGTTCTGCTTGGCATACTTCCCATTCTTCTGAACAGTAACTACTTTTGTGGACAAACATCGCGCAGGGTCATTTCGGCCCTATGATCACAGAAGGGTTCAATATGCTTCCCTCAACTTTAATTACACCATTGGTCGCTGCGGCCACATAGCCACGACTACCATCCCTTAATGTCCCCGCTTGGACACTAATCGTGCCCGCTCTGTTCTCCAGTTGCAAGACACCATGCCCTTCAGTTTGAACCCCAAGGGCGGCGACCTCAACGTTTCTGCTGGAGAAAATGTTAACCGCCCCTCCACCGCTATCTCCGACTCCCATAACCAACTTTGAGTGTCCATCGTAGCCCACAATATCAATGGCACCCCCTCCGTTGGGAGCTTCTATCACTTCCAATATCGGCTTTCTGTTTTGGCCGAAGACATGGAAGGGCGCCTTGAACCACGCCCCAGCCGGATAAACATTGTCGGAACCCCGCACCGGAACCACGAGGGTCCAGGTGAGCGCGAGCCCGGTGACGATGCTGACCGCCAACGACCACCAGCGAGCCGTCCACCGCTGCCGTCCTTCCAGAACACGGACCCGTTCATTGGCCTTCCACAACTCACCCTCTAAGACCGTGAGGCGCTGTTCTAGGGTTGCCGTGCTCCTGTCCGCCATTGGCCTTCTCCTTTGAAAATATCTAGTGAGCATAGTAGAAACGCTGCCAAAATGTGGGATAGGATTTCCCGATACGGCCCGACGTTCTCCCCCTGTCACCTCCTCCCCTCTTGGGATCTAGTCGTTCGCGGCTGGCCCTCTCGTCTTTGGGTGTTCGTTCGGCAGGGACCATATGGGTAGCATGGAAAGCCACCGCCAAGACGATGCAAGAACTACCGAACGTCAGGGGGATCGAAATGAGTGAGGCGACTGAGCCCCGGCAGGGGCATTTAGTTCGATGGGCCGTGATTACCTCGATGGGACGTGTGGTGGTCGAGACCGAGACCGCCGACGCTGCCCGAGAGAAGGTCGAGCGGAAGGGCTATATCGTGAAATGATACGTTTGACGCGGGATATGCGGGACAGTCGTCGCCCTGCTACATCCTCGTCGGTTGGGTCGTGCACGCGTGGAAGGGGTCGGGCGGCTAGGTGCTTCCCCCCCCACTTACACCAATCTTCGGGTACGATCACGCTATTACGTCGTTTGACGCATGCAACCGTACAAGTGCATATGAGCGTCGAATGAGATACGCAGGTGCACACTGAAGATGAGTCGAAAAGCCAAAATGGGAGATGCCGGCTAGATTGGAATCGAAGGCGATTCTAAACGGTCAAGTCCGGCATGTGAACCGGTGCTGAGCAGCCCTGCGGTGTATCTGCACTTCTGGATCTTCCTAATCTCGATACCAAACCTCATCGTGATTGGTGTGATGGTATTTATTTTCGCGCTGGCAATCCTCATACCATTCCCTACGAAGCCCGCCTCCGGGGAGCTGGCAAATGAGCCTGACACGGAAAGTCCGTGAACAGCTGGTTCGCGCTCTGCCGCCAGAGGAGCTGTTCCCGGATGCACAGCCCGCATATGTCCACTCGTACGTGTACCTCTTCGGGATTCTGACCCTGACCAGCTTCGTGATGCTCATCCTGTCGGGTACTGTTCTCGCCGCATTTGGCCCGCAGTGGTGGCACACGTCGACGGCGGGTCACTTCGTCAACAGCATCCACTTCTGGAGCGTGCAGGTGTTCATGTTCTTCATGGTGCTGCACCTCTGGGCGCAGTTTTGCATGGGCGCGTGGCGCGATGGCCGAGCGTTGACCTGGGTGACCGGTGCGGTGACGTTTGTCGCGGCCATTGGCACGGCATTTACAGGCTATCTCTCGCAGCAGAACTTTGACTCACAGTGGATCGCCGTGCAGGGCAAGGACGCGATGAATGCCGTCGGCATCGGCGCTTTCTTCAACCTCCTCGACTTCGGGCAGATGTACGGATTCCACATCTTTATCCTACCGTGGTTGGTGCTACTGTTGATCGGCATTCACGTGTTGCTGGTCCGCTTTCGCGGAGTGGTCAAGCCTTACCCGTTGCCCGAGGAGGAGCAGAAATTGGTCTCTTCCCAGGGTACCACCGGATCCTCGGACTGAAGACAGTGACCGGCAAGCTCCGCAGATGTTGTGGAGGCGTGGGCCATGCGCCTGGAGACTGAGGAGTATTACCGCGGTATCCGGATGGTGCCTTATGATCTGATCAAGGAGGCGCTCGTCGCGTTTGGCGTCGTCCTGGTGACGGTCGTGGTGCTGGCAGCCGCCTTCTCGTCGCCTGATGTTCCACCGCTGACCATCAGGCAGGTGGCGCAGGAGTCCCCCTTGATGTTCTTGCGCGTTGCGCTGGGGGATCTTGACGGTAGCGGAGACATCGCCTCCTATGGACCGCCCTACAACGGAGGGACCGGGTCGGTGCAGTATCTCGGACCGATTTCACTCCAGGAGCTAGCGGGCATCCACTTTCCGATCAACACGCCGCAGGATTTCGTGGTTGCACCGCTGCATGAGGTGGCACGGTACGATGTCCGGCTCTCTCGTGCGCTGGCGGTCTTTCAGGCAGCAGCGCCACAGCAGCAGCGCGCCTGGGAAAAGGCCTACGGCGGTGCGCTGGCCATGGCCCCGGTGCACGAGCAGGCTGTAAGCATCCCCAAGGGTAACTACGGTCCGGTGGCCACGATGATGGCGGACCTCCTCAGCATGGGGCAGAGTGGCGCGCTGGATGGCTTTCTTCTCACGAGCTCACACTTCTACCAGACCGATTACACGAAGCCGCTCTTGTTCATCCAAGGGGATCCGCTGCACGCGGAAGCCAGCGCCATGCATCTGCTCGGTACACAGTGGGGCATGATGAATGAAACAGGCAGCTATCCGGGCCAAGCCTGGATCTGGTTGTACACCTTCTGGTACCAGATCCCGCCGTTTTCGACCTCGCCCAATGGCGATGCCTACGTCTGGCTGACGATCGCGGTGTTGACGCTGGCCCTGATTCTGGTTCCCTTCACGCCAGGACTCAACCGCCTGCCGCGTTATCTTGGGGTTTATAAGCTGATCTGGCGCAATTACTATCGCGAGCGAGTGACAGCGCGGCGTCAGCAGCAGAGATAGGAAGGGACGGGCGTCAACGCCTGTTGGCTTGCTGTCGAGGTAATCCTTTCCGTTGCTGGCGTCGTGCTTGTCGAGGACCGCGTTGTCTTGTCGTCGATCCAGGCCTTGTGGTCGCGGGCAGCCCTTATCGAGGCCGAGACGCTGTCCGCTGGCAGGCGGCCCAAGGACTCGGCCTCACCACCTCCACAGTGAGCCGGGGGCCGTTCCCTGGCTGTCTTTCGGCACCGGACCCATCCTGGGGCAACTTCGTGCTCCCTGGGAGGGGAGAGAGGGAAGGGGGGAGATAAAGAGGGGGATGGGTGAGAGGGGGGAGAGGTCGACATCGACTACGTCATCGACATCGTAGGGATATCTACGCGACGGTGGTTGAACCGCATCCCCCGACGTACGCCGGGTTACGCAGGACGCGGCCCACATCGAATCTGGCCACCGCTGATTGACGCTAGGTCTCCGTTGACGCCGGCACCGGGATCATGTCGAAGCGAGCAGCAAGTGCGACCCGTTCCTCTCTGCCTCCGTGCCGAGCAGCCAGTTGCTGCATTTCTTCAAGATAGCGCTCGAAGCCGGCGGGATGGTGCATCACCAGCAGGGTCGCGCTGTCACTGCTCGCGTTGTGAAAGCCGTGGATCGTTTCGCGCGGGACGAAGGCGAATGTGCCTGCTCCAGCGGTGTGTCTCTCCTCGCCGATGCGCAGCACTACCTCGCCCTTCGAGGACGTAGAAGAACTCGTCGCGTCCGCGATGATAGTGCGGCCCCGCGCCCACCGTCCCCGGCCCGACTCGTCCTTCCCAGACGGTGCAAAGGTCGCCGGTCTCTGCTTCTGACGCCTTGACCGTCACGCCCGCGCCAGCGGACCCGACCGCAATAAACCGTCCCTCGCCGGGAGCCACCACAACAGCCTTCATCATGTTCCGCCTCATCTGTATTTGGAACTAATCCCCAAAACCTTGGTAAGGTACTATTCAGTCTCGTGTGCCATTCCCGCCTGCGAGCGGGTCAACGGGCTCTCCCAGACGCGGAATAGCACCTCTTTGAGCTGGGCGAAACGCCTTTGCCCAAGTTCAGCGCTCCATTCGCGCTCGATGTGGCGGAGTATGTCGGAGATTCTTGAGTATGCGGCCCGGCCACGTTTGGTCAAGCGGATAATTCGCGCGCGGCCCTCGTCGGGTGCGTCGGACCGGACGATATAGCCGAGCCCTTCGAGGCTCCGGAGGAGCTGGTTCATGGCCTGCTTGCTCATGCCCGCGCGCTCCGCGAGAACGCCTGGGCGAACTCCATCAGGGCCCGGATATTGCAGCACCGCCATATGCGGCAGGCGCAGCTCCTCAAAACCGGCCACGTTCAGCTCCTTGATGAGACGGCGCTGGATCGCCTGAGTCGGAACACGCAGTAATGCGCCGATGAGCATATCTCTAGTTTCGACCGGCGAGCTGATCAGGCTCGATGACGGCGGGGCCGCACGATAGCGATCGGGATGTTGACGATAAGGGTCCGCCGACTGTCTGGGCGCGCGCATCCGCGTTTGGGGCGACCCGCGGCGCTGCGTACGTGCGCCTGCACCGTCTGCGCTCGGGCCTTTCCAGTCGCTGATCGCCTTACGACGCATTCTTGAAATGAGATGGGTTCGGTGTCGTGGCCAGGGTTGGCCGTGCGCTCGCGCCCGGCGCGTTGCACGTGCTGAGCCTCGCGTGTCGGTTGGGGACCCGCACCCATGCCGTCATGGGCTGCAGTCAACGGTGAAAGTCGTTGTGGAGCTGGCCGAACGTTGGCTGGATTTGCGAAGCTTGCTTGCCCACGAGCTTCTCCAGTGCGGGGAGCAAGCGATCGTTTGCGAACCGATCGAACGCTTCCTGCGAGTCCCACACCTCGAAGATGTTGAAACCATCCGTGGTCCTCGTTGCGAAGTGGTGAATCAAGCCTTCGGGGAGTTTGCTTTTACCCACCCCTAGCTCCCGGTTAAGCGGATCGTATAGTTGCCCAGCCTCGCTGGGCATGCGCAGATCCATCGTCACTGCCATCCTTGATCCCTTTTTTTTCGCATTCCCACAACGAATGAAAACCGTCGAAATCGAGGGGCGCGGCCCTCGGGCGCTATGCCTGGGGCGGAGCCGGCGTGAGGCCGTGGCGGTGCATGATCTCCGCAATCTTCGCTCGGTCCGGCGGCCCGCCGGCCGCCGCGTTGATCACCTCGGCAGACTCGCGAAAATACTGCGGACCTAGTACGGCTGGCGTGATCACGCAAAGCGCCCTCACGTTCTGGCTTCCGTTGTTGTCGAACCGGTGAATGGCGCCGCGCGGAATGCAGAGTGCCTGTCCCGGCCCGACGTTGAAAGGCTTCCCGTCGACGGTCCAGGTCAACACTCCGTCGATGCCGTAGATCGTCTCTTCGTAACGGCCGTGGCTATGCGCCGGAGCCGCCAGGCGCTGCGCGCCCGGGACAACGAGCTCAAATGCCGCGACGCTGCCATTCGAGTTCTCTCCGGTGATCAAGAAGCGCACCGCGAGCGGCCCTATACGGATGGTTTCGTCGGCAGGATTGACGTGCAGGCCGATCTTCTGCTGTATGGCTGCCTTCCTTGTGGTAAATGGCATTTACTTCTCTTATAATATAAACGCCATTTACTGAAATGTCAATACCTCTCGCGGATTTGGACGGAGATTGGACAGTGAGCACTGGATAGTCCGGTGCTCAGATACCTTGAAACCTGCCCTAGAGAGATTTCACGCAATAGTTATGCGCGTTTGGGGGTCCGGGGGGAGAACGCCTTGGGCTGGAGTCGCCGGTCGGGCGAGGGGGTCAGCACGTGCTCGGCGGAGACGGCTTCTCCAGTCCGCTCCATTCGCTCCAGGATATCCCAGGTGAAGTTGTGCTCTCGGGGCCCGAGAATCCCCCCCGGGGGCGCGAGGGACCGACCTCCGAGATCTCGCCCTCGCAACCTGGGGATGCGGCTGATCTACAGGCCGAGAGCGTCAGCCCCCCCGTCCACCCGGGAAGGGCGGACAAGTGCAGAATAAGTGCAGACCGAGTGCAGCCGGCTACCCCGCATCGCGGGAATCCTTGTCTTCCAAGGGTTTCAGAGAGTCGCCAGGATCGATAGACGCGGGTTCGATTCCCGCCGCCTCCACCAAGAACCTGGCTCCATCCGACTGCACGGTGTTGCTAGACGCCGTATTTTCCAAGGGTTTCGGCCCCTCAGACGGGGTGCGCGACCCGGACGCTCAGATCTGTTGAAGGCGTTGAGACAGCTTCGAAGGAAGCGGGAGGCCGCCAGAAAGCGCAGCAAGAATAACCCATCTTAATCGCGCACAACCGTTGTGACAGTTCGCCGTTCGAAGAAAAGATATAACGT
Coding sequences:
- a CDS encoding gamma-glutamyl-gamma-aminobutyrate hydrolase family protein (Members of this family of hydrolases with an active site Cys residue belong to MEROPS family C26.), producing MTALAADGVVEGLEAADGRFVIGVQFHPELPGDVPEAVPIFDLLVARARDR
- a CDS encoding gamma-glutamyl-gamma-aminobutyrate hydrolase family protein (Members of this family of hydrolases with an active site Cys residue belong to MEROPS family C26.) — its product is MEIPVEQEAFEHALREGKPVLGVCRGMQFLNVALGGAMLQDLPVTLVEHEQVGERSRFHPVDIVPGTRLASLTGVEGPLRVNSRHHQGRRTSPPGCA
- a CDS encoding cupin domain-containing protein, which produces MNDCVVRLGVMQGQFHWHKHDKEDEFFYVVEGRFVIELEGRTVELGPKQGFTVPKGVMHRTGAPARTVILMIEGAEVKPTGD
- a CDS encoding cytochrome b N-terminal domain-containing protein; the encoded protein is MSLTRKVREQLVRALPPEELFPDAQPAYVHSYVYLFGILTLTSFVMLILSGTVLAAFGPQWWHTSTAGHFVNSIHFWSVQVFMFFMVLHLWAQFCMGAWRDGRALTWVTGAVTFVAAIGTAFTGYLSQQNFDSQWIAVQGKDAMNAVGIGAFFNLLDFGQMYGFHIFILPWLVLLLIGIHVLLVRFRGVVKPYPLPEEEQKLVSSQGTTGSSD
- a CDS encoding AraC family ligand binding domain-containing protein, producing the protein MLRIGEERHTAGAGTFAFVPRETIHGFHNASSDSATLLVMHHPAGFERYLEEMQQLAARHGGREERVALAARFDMIPVPASTET
- a CDS encoding MarR family transcriptional regulator, with protein sequence MLIGALLRVPTQAIQRRLIKELNVAGFEELRLPHMAVLQYPGPDGVRPGVLAERAGMSKQAMNQLLRSLEGLGYIVRSDAPDEGRARIIRLTKRGRAAYSRISDILRHIEREWSAELGQRRFAQLKEVLFRVWESPLTRSQAGMAHETE
- a CDS encoding cupin domain-containing protein, which gives rise to MPFTTRKAAIQQKIGLHVNPADETIRIGPLAVRFLITGENSNGSVAAFELVVPGAQRLAAPAHSHGRYEETIYGIDGVLTWTVDGKPFNVGPGQALCIPRGAIHRFDNNGSQNVRALCVITPAVLGPQYFRESAEVINAAAGGPPDRAKIAEIMHRHGLTPAPPQA